One Lachnospiraceae bacterium C1.1 genomic region harbors:
- a CDS encoding PBP1A family penicillin-binding protein, whose translation MNYSKSGARKRLNRVNSIMPGFSHMLTVFVAHVSVIAVIAAVVVSTAAVFGVFKGVIASSPEINDSDIRPVGYSSVIYDSEGNQTTKLVAADSNRIYMTIDKIPLDLQHAFVAIEDERFYTHNGIDLKGIVRAAITGITSRDFSQGASTITQQLIKNNVFTSWTSESSFAEKLKRKIQEQFLAVELEKQDGVTKDTILELYLNTINLGQNTLGVQAASLRYFNKNVSELNLSECAVIAGITQNPSKYNPISHPDNNAVRREKVLTNMLDQGYITQSAYEEAMEDDVYSRIQVVNAKAESNSVNSYFVDALTNQILSDMVEKLGYTETQAYNQLYSGGLSIYTTQDPEIQGTVDEITQNEENYPSGTKYLLDYSLTVSDSEGEYHNYSSEMMQDWFADNGYSSKRLFSSEEEAEAASEAYKDSILSEGYTFVSESFSTAPQPQISLSIIDQKTGEVKAIVGGRGKKDASLTLNRATDTTRQPGSTFKVVSTYAPAFDSAGLTLASTEVDEPFSYSNGRPVSNWYSGYKGLCTLRYGIEQSLNIIAVKTLTKITPELGFKYLQDMGFTTLVESRTNSSGQVFSDVTQTLALGGITDGVKNIELNAAYASIANGGIYCKPRFYTKIIDHDGNVLINNSIESKRVLKATTAYLLTSAMQDVITQGTGKFVNFDGMSIAGKTGTTSDNKDVWFAGYSPYYCCTTWAGYDNNVQLSTSDEQHLAKTMWKLSMKAIHENLENKDFTKPDGIVEKVVCKKSGKLAVDGLCTVDGSAYKEIFDKDNCPTETCTMHVSGYVCAETGLRANDTCPYKTMGVYIQSEDGGGTEYCPHNVANGYMTIMPDMSALYPNAVTPATGTDSTGDSTTSNGSTGNTTTNSTATTHATSASGQ comes from the coding sequence ATACGTCCGGTCGGCTACTCTTCCGTTATATATGATTCGGAAGGTAACCAGACCACAAAACTTGTTGCTGCTGATTCAAACCGTATATATATGACCATAGATAAGATTCCTCTGGATCTTCAGCATGCTTTTGTCGCGATCGAGGATGAACGCTTCTATACTCATAACGGTATTGACCTTAAAGGTATTGTAAGGGCTGCCATCACAGGAATAACCAGCAGGGATTTTTCCCAGGGTGCAAGTACAATTACTCAGCAGCTTATCAAAAACAACGTATTCACCAGTTGGACCAGCGAATCTTCTTTTGCTGAGAAACTCAAGCGAAAGATCCAGGAACAGTTTCTTGCCGTTGAACTCGAGAAGCAGGACGGAGTTACTAAAGACACGATTTTGGAGCTCTATCTCAACACCATAAATCTCGGACAGAACACACTTGGAGTTCAGGCTGCATCTCTCAGATATTTTAATAAAAACGTATCCGAACTTAATCTGTCCGAATGTGCCGTAATTGCAGGAATCACACAGAATCCTTCAAAATACAATCCCATATCTCATCCTGACAATAATGCAGTCAGAAGAGAAAAGGTTCTTACGAATATGCTCGATCAGGGCTATATAACCCAGTCAGCCTACGAAGAAGCCATGGAGGACGATGTTTATTCAAGGATTCAGGTTGTAAATGCCAAAGCAGAATCCAATAGCGTTAACAGCTATTTTGTTGACGCGCTGACCAACCAGATCCTTTCTGATATGGTGGAAAAGCTTGGGTACACAGAAACACAGGCTTATAATCAGCTCTACTCCGGAGGTCTCTCCATATATACAACACAGGATCCGGAAATACAGGGAACCGTGGATGAGATCACTCAAAACGAAGAGAATTACCCTTCCGGAACAAAATATCTATTGGACTACAGTCTTACGGTATCCGATTCCGAAGGTGAATATCACAATTATTCCTCCGAAATGATGCAGGATTGGTTTGCAGATAACGGCTACAGCTCAAAACGTCTCTTCTCTTCAGAAGAGGAAGCTGAGGCAGCAAGCGAAGCCTACAAAGATTCAATACTTTCCGAGGGTTACACCTTCGTTTCTGAGAGCTTCTCTACAGCCCCGCAGCCTCAGATATCGCTTTCGATAATCGATCAGAAAACAGGTGAAGTAAAGGCAATTGTCGGTGGACGCGGAAAAAAGGATGCATCACTTACCCTTAACAGAGCTACAGATACTACCAGACAGCCGGGTTCTACCTTTAAGGTTGTTTCAACCTATGCCCCTGCCTTTGATTCTGCCGGACTTACGCTTGCTTCCACAGAAGTCGATGAGCCTTTCAGCTACTCAAACGGTCGTCCTGTTTCAAACTGGTACTCGGGCTATAAGGGTCTCTGTACATTGCGATATGGTATAGAACAGTCTTTGAATATCATTGCGGTTAAAACACTTACAAAGATCACACCTGAGCTCGGATTTAAGTATCTCCAGGATATGGGATTTACAACTTTGGTCGAAAGCCGCACAAACTCAAGCGGGCAGGTATTCTCAGATGTAACCCAGACACTCGCACTCGGCGGTATAACAGACGGTGTTAAAAATATAGAGCTTAATGCCGCTTACGCTTCGATAGCAAACGGTGGTATATATTGTAAGCCACGTTTCTATACCAAGATAATCGATCACGACGGAAACGTACTTATAAATAACAGCATAGAATCAAAAAGGGTGTTAAAAGCTACTACAGCTTATCTCCTAACATCTGCAATGCAGGACGTTATCACTCAGGGAACCGGTAAATTCGTTAATTTCGATGGAATGTCAATTGCCGGAAAAACCGGTACTACTTCTGATAATAAAGACGTATGGTTCGCCGGATATTCCCCCTACTATTGCTGTACAACCTGGGCAGGCTATGACAACAATGTTCAGCTTTCAACCTCAGATGAACAGCATCTTGCCAAAACAATGTGGAAACTTTCCATGAAAGCGATCCATGAAAATCTGGAAAATAAAGATTTTACAAAACCGGACGGAATAGTTGAAAAGGTCGTATGTAAAAAATCCGGAAAGCTTGCTGTTGACGGACTTTGTACCGTCGATGGCAGTGCTTATAAAGAAATATTTGATAAAGATAATTGTCCTACAGAAACCTGTACTATGCATGTTTCCGGATATGTATGTGCTGAAACCGGACTTCGTGCAAATGATACATGTCCTTATAAGACAATGGGTGTATATATCCAGTCAGAAGACGGAGGCGGAACAGAATACTGTCCTCACAATGTTGCCAATGGTTACATGACTATAATGCCTGATATGTCAGCTCTCTATCCCAATGCAGTAACTCCTGCCACGGGAACGGACAGCACCGGTGATTCTACGACAAGCAATGGCTCTACAGGTAATACAACTACAAATAGTACTGCTACAACCCACGCAACATCAGCCAGCGGTCAATAA
- the aroD gene encoding type I 3-dehydroquinate dehydratase, with amino-acid sequence MNTVKVRNVVIGEGIPKIIVPIVGKTREEILSAAESFKGVRFDIVEWRVDWYDDIFDPDKVLETSKKLRETLGDTPILFTFRTSKEGGEKAIDPDEYAGLNITAAASGYVDMVDVEAFTGDDIVKKIIDGAHEHGVKVIASNHDFNKTPDKDDLVGRLKKMQELGADIPKIAVMPKSKKDVLTLLSATEEFATNIADRPIITMSMAGTGLISRLCGECFGSAATFGAVGKVSAPGQMDAEGLDTVLNLIHGAM; translated from the coding sequence ATGAATACTGTTAAAGTAAGAAATGTAGTTATCGGTGAAGGTATACCGAAGATAATTGTTCCTATCGTTGGAAAGACAAGAGAAGAGATATTATCAGCAGCAGAATCTTTTAAGGGTGTAAGATTCGATATCGTTGAGTGGCGAGTTGACTGGTATGATGATATTTTTGATCCTGACAAGGTATTAGAGACATCTAAGAAGCTCAGAGAGACTCTTGGGGATACTCCGATTCTCTTTACTTTCAGGACTTCAAAAGAGGGTGGAGAGAAAGCAATAGATCCTGATGAATATGCAGGACTTAATATTACTGCAGCAGCTTCAGGTTATGTAGATATGGTTGATGTAGAGGCATTTACAGGAGATGATATCGTTAAAAAGATCATTGATGGTGCTCATGAGCACGGTGTGAAGGTTATTGCTTCAAATCACGATTTCAATAAAACACCGGATAAGGATGATCTTGTAGGAAGACTTAAGAAGATGCAGGAACTTGGTGCAGATATCCCTAAGATTGCTGTTATGCCTAAGTCTAAAAAAGATGTTCTTACACTTCTCAGCGCCACGGAAGAATTTGCAACAAATATCGCAGACAGACCGATAATCACAATGTCAATGGCAGGAACAGGTCTGATCTCCAGACTCTGTGGTGAGTGTTTTGGTTCTGCAGCAACATTCGGTGCAGTAGGAAAGGTTTCAGCTCCGGGACAGATGGACGCTGAAGGACTTGATACAGTTTTGAACCTTATACATGGAGCAATGTAA
- a CDS encoding MFS transporter, whose protein sequence is MNKKYFPAAFILYLNYFVHGVGCSILGQSVIKEALAASWGVEAMAITAISAALGLGRLIALPFAGPLSDKLGRRISVVIGGASYAIYLIGLAFAFNAGANGGYQIAYACAIIGGIANSFLDTGIYPAVAEIISDAPGVATMGIKFFIAISQMLLPFFLGMAVATNAAGLVSYNNLFYVCGIAYVVLLVLILILPLPDSDAAKGEKKEGLIDSLKHTHFSFESIAMILIGFTCTGTFQLWLNCAQNYAKTNVGWEDPSIMQTYYSIGTMLALIVTAALTRKIKDVRFIVAYPVICLATLIFVLISPSEGVCKVAAFVIGWAGAGGLLQIATSVCNMLFPKIKGTVTALVMIASSLCNYTILTAASAMTPSGVMVMNIVLTAVGVLLGLFVNLRYTKMVEANN, encoded by the coding sequence TTCCCGCAGCTTTTATCCTTTATTTGAATTATTTTGTACACGGCGTAGGCTGCTCAATTTTAGGACAGTCAGTTATCAAGGAAGCACTTGCTGCAAGCTGGGGAGTTGAGGCAATGGCTATAACAGCTATATCGGCTGCACTTGGTCTTGGAAGACTTATTGCACTTCCTTTTGCCGGACCTCTTTCGGATAAGCTTGGACGTCGTATTTCAGTTGTTATCGGTGGGGCATCTTATGCCATTTACCTTATTGGTCTTGCGTTTGCATTTAATGCAGGAGCCAACGGTGGATATCAGATCGCTTATGCATGTGCGATAATCGGTGGTATTGCCAATTCATTCCTTGATACAGGAATTTACCCTGCAGTTGCTGAGATCATCAGTGATGCTCCCGGTGTTGCAACAATGGGGATCAAGTTCTTTATTGCTATTTCACAGATGCTTCTCCCATTTTTCCTTGGAATGGCAGTTGCAACAAATGCAGCAGGACTTGTAAGCTACAATAACCTTTTCTATGTATGCGGAATCGCTTATGTAGTACTTCTCGTACTTATTCTTATCCTTCCTCTTCCGGATTCGGATGCAGCAAAGGGTGAGAAGAAAGAGGGACTTATTGACAGCTTAAAGCATACTCATTTCTCATTTGAGTCAATTGCAATGATCCTTATCGGCTTTACATGTACAGGTACTTTCCAGCTTTGGCTTAACTGTGCACAGAACTATGCAAAGACAAATGTTGGCTGGGAAGATCCTTCAATAATGCAGACATATTATTCCATCGGAACAATGCTTGCACTTATTGTAACAGCAGCACTTACAAGAAAGATAAAGGATGTTCGTTTTATCGTTGCATATCCTGTAATCTGTCTTGCAACACTTATATTTGTACTTATCAGTCCAAGCGAAGGCGTTTGCAAAGTTGCAGCTTTCGTTATCGGATGGGCAGGAGCCGGCGGACTTCTTCAGATTGCAACATCTGTCTGCAATATGCTCTTCCCTAAGATCAAGGGTACTGTAACTGCACTTGTTATGATTGCTTCATCACTTTGCAATTACACGATTCTTACAGCAGCTTCAGCAATGACACCTTCAGGTGTTATGGTAATGAACATTGTTCTTACAGCTGTTGGTGTCCTTCTTGGACTTTTTGTAAACTTAAGATATACTAAGATGGTAGAAGCTAATAACTAA